From one Macaca nemestrina isolate mMacNem1 chromosome 5, mMacNem.hap1, whole genome shotgun sequence genomic stretch:
- the LOC139363114 gene encoding large ribosomal subunit protein eL24-like, whose amino-acid sequence MKVELCSFSRYKIYPGHGRRYARTDGKVFQFLNAKCESAFLSKRNPRQINWTVLYRRKHKKGQSEEIQKKRTRRAVKFQRAITGASLADTMAKRNQKPEVRKAQREQAIRAAKEAKKANQASKKTAMAAAKAPTKAGPKQKIVKPVKVSAPRVGGKR is encoded by the coding sequence ATGAAGGTGGAGCTGTGCAGTTTTAGCAGGTACAAGATCTACCCCGGACACGGGAGGCGCTACGCCAGGACCGACGGGAAGGTTTTCCAGTTTCTTAATGCAAAATGCGAGTCGGCGTTCCTTTCCAAGAGGAATCCTCGGCAGATAAACTGGACTGTCCTCTACAGAAGGAAGCACAAAAAGGGTCAGTCggaagaaattcaaaagaaaagaaccCGCCGAGCAGTCAAATTTCAGAGGGCCATTACTGGTGCATCTCTTGCTGATACAATGGCCAAGAGGAATCAGAAACCTGAAGTTAGAAAGGCTCAACGAGAACAAGCTATCAGGGCTGCTAAGGAAGCAAAAAAGGCTAATCAAGCATCTAAAAAGACTGCAATGGCTGCTGCTAAGGCACCTACAAAGGCAGGACCGAAGCAAAAGATTGTGAAGCCTGTGAAAGTTTCAGCTCCCCGAGTTGGTGGAAAACGCTAA